One window from the genome of Salvia miltiorrhiza cultivar Shanhuang (shh) chromosome 7, IMPLAD_Smil_shh, whole genome shotgun sequence encodes:
- the LOC130995229 gene encoding uncharacterized protein LOC130995229 isoform X1, which yields MAAFCLSFVSIYGSFLRRCLAAAGLSSQSVDIDSATTISFWGPAASTKPPLVLIHGFGPHGVWQWRPQISFFSRQFSVYVPDLLFFGGSSTESADRSEIFQAASVAKLMEKLGISRYSVVGTSYGGLVAYRMAAMWPERVEKVVIASSAANMRRRDHVELLKRAKLEKVEDLLLPSSASQLRKLFGLSVFRRLLMPDFILNDFIDKLYSDNRKEKLELLKGLTLGQDDTGTICPLSQKVLIVWGEHDKIFLLEKAVELEKLLGENARLQVIKNTSHVPQLEDSGQFNNIVNNFLHGLS from the exons TCTGTCTCAGCTTCGTCTCAATCTACGGCAGCTTCCTCCGCCGCTGTCTCGCCGCCGCCGGCCTCTCCTCTCAAAGCGTAGACATAGACAGCGCCACCACCATCAGCTTTTGGGGCCCCGCCGCCTCCACCAAACCTCCGCTGGTCCTGATCCACGGCTTCGGACCTCACGGCGTCTGGCAATGGCGACCTCAGATCTCCTTCTTCTCCCGCCAATTCAGCGTCTACGTGCCCGATCTACTCTTTTTCGGCGGCTCCTCCACCGAATCCGCCGACAGGTCCGAGATTTTTCAGGCGGCTTCCGTTGCTAAACTCATGGAGAAGCTCGGGATTAGCAG GTATTCCGTAGTCGGCACGAGCTACGGCGGACTGGTTGCGTACCGAATGGCGGCGATGTGGCCGGAGAGGGTGGAGAAGGTGGTGATCGCTAGCTCCGCGGCGAACATGCGGCGGAGGGATCATGTGGAGCTGCTGAAGAGAGCGAAACTGGAGAAGGTTGAGGATTTGTTGCTGCCCAGCTCCGCCTCGCAGCTGCGGAAATTGTTCGGTTTGTCCGTTTTCCGGCGACTGCTTATGCCGGATTTCATCCTCAACGATTTCATTGAC AAATTGTATAGCGATAATAGGAAGGAGAAGCTGGAACTCTTGAAAGGATTAACCCTTGGACAGGATGATACTGGAACCATTTGCCCCCTCTCTCAG AAAGTGTTGATTGTGTGGGGAGAGCATGACAAGATATTTTTACTAGAGAAAGCGGTTGAACTCGAGAA ATTGCTTGGTGAAAATGCGAGATTACAAGTGATAAAGAACACATCACACGTTCCCCAACTTGAAGATTCAGGGCAGTTCAACAACATTGTTAATAATTTCTTACATGGCCTCTCATGA
- the LOC130995229 gene encoding uncharacterized protein LOC130995229 isoform X2, whose translation MAAFCLSFVSIYGSFLRRCLAAAGLSSQSVDIDSATTISFWGPAASTKPPLVLIHGFGPHGVWQWRPQISFFSRQFSVYVPDLLFFGGSSTESADRSEIFQAASVAKLMEKLGISRYSVVGTSYGGLVAYRMAAMWPERVEKVVIASSAANMRRRDHVELLKRAKLEKVEDLLLPSSASQLRKLFGLSVFRRLLMPDFILNDFIDKVLIVWGEHDKIFLLEKAVELEKLLGENARLQVIKNTSHVPQLEDSGQFNNIVNNFLHGLS comes from the exons TCTGTCTCAGCTTCGTCTCAATCTACGGCAGCTTCCTCCGCCGCTGTCTCGCCGCCGCCGGCCTCTCCTCTCAAAGCGTAGACATAGACAGCGCCACCACCATCAGCTTTTGGGGCCCCGCCGCCTCCACCAAACCTCCGCTGGTCCTGATCCACGGCTTCGGACCTCACGGCGTCTGGCAATGGCGACCTCAGATCTCCTTCTTCTCCCGCCAATTCAGCGTCTACGTGCCCGATCTACTCTTTTTCGGCGGCTCCTCCACCGAATCCGCCGACAGGTCCGAGATTTTTCAGGCGGCTTCCGTTGCTAAACTCATGGAGAAGCTCGGGATTAGCAG GTATTCCGTAGTCGGCACGAGCTACGGCGGACTGGTTGCGTACCGAATGGCGGCGATGTGGCCGGAGAGGGTGGAGAAGGTGGTGATCGCTAGCTCCGCGGCGAACATGCGGCGGAGGGATCATGTGGAGCTGCTGAAGAGAGCGAAACTGGAGAAGGTTGAGGATTTGTTGCTGCCCAGCTCCGCCTCGCAGCTGCGGAAATTGTTCGGTTTGTCCGTTTTCCGGCGACTGCTTATGCCGGATTTCATCCTCAACGATTTCATTGAC AAAGTGTTGATTGTGTGGGGAGAGCATGACAAGATATTTTTACTAGAGAAAGCGGTTGAACTCGAGAA ATTGCTTGGTGAAAATGCGAGATTACAAGTGATAAAGAACACATCACACGTTCCCCAACTTGAAGATTCAGGGCAGTTCAACAACATTGTTAATAATTTCTTACATGGCCTCTCATGA